One Mercurialis annua linkage group LG3, ddMerAnnu1.2, whole genome shotgun sequence DNA window includes the following coding sequences:
- the LOC126672577 gene encoding uncharacterized protein LOC126672577, protein MGWQISDIRDISHLVVMHKIHSEYVYKASDQRQRRLNMNMKEVVHKEIVKLLDVGVINPIPIVDGLCNPPTTFQRCMTSIFTDMIEDIMEVFMDDISVFGETNLVLNWEKFHFMVEEGIVLSYNISKAGIEVDIAKTEVIEKLPPPTTIKGIHAFLGHCRFYRRFIKDISYIAKPLTNLLIKDSSFEFTYECMLVIYYASRTMAGPQLNYTITEKKILAVVFTLDKFWQYLLGSKIRDKKGMKNVVADHLSRLEIPEPIPIGFEVNERFTYEMLMMISKVETPWDDMLRRYVALIQILPILSHCHGSDYAGHYGAFRTAAKALESGFFWTTLFRDAKDFVGHFDRCQRVANISKRDEMPLTIIQEVKIFDVWGIDFIGPFPVSFRNQYILLGVDYVSKWVEAEALPTNDTKVVLRLLKCLMNRFGTPKGDY, encoded by the exons ATGGGATGGCAAATATCCGACATTCGAGATATTAGTCATCTGGTGGTGATGCACAAGATTCATTCGGAATACGTTTATAAAGCATCGGATCAAAGGCAAAGACGGCTAAATATGAATATGAAAGAAGTTGTTCATAAGGAAATAGTGAAGCTTCTAGATGTTGGTGTCATTAACCCCATTCCAATTGTGGATGG GCTATGCAATCCACCGACCACTTTCCAAAGGTGCATGACTTCCATCTTTACCGATATGATTGAGGATATCATGGAAGTCTTCATGGATGACATCTCAGTGTTTGGG GAGACCAACCTCGTTTTGAATTGGGAGAAGTTCCACTTCATGGTTGAAGAAGGAATTGTTTTGAGCTACAACATCTCAAAGGCCGGCATTGAAGTTGATATAGCCAAAACGGAAGTGATAGAGAAGCTTCCACCTCCAACCACCATAAAGGGAATTCATGCCTTCTTAGGGCATTGTCGGTTTTATCGACGCTTTATCAAAGATATCTCTTATATTGCTAAACCTTTGACTAACTTGCTTATTAAGGATTCATCCTTTGAGTTTACTTATGAATGTATGCTTGTGATCTATTACGCAAGCCGAACAATGGCGGGACCGCAACTCAATTACACCATCACCGAGAAGAAAATTTTGGCGGTGGTCTTTACTTTAGACAAGTTCTGGCAATACTTGCTTGGCTCGAAG ATCCGGGATAAGAAGGGTATGAAAAATGTGGTTGCGGATCATTTGTCTAGATTGGAGATTCCGGAGCCCATTCCTATTGGATTTGAGGTTAATGAGAGATTCACTTATGAGATGCTAATGATGATATCCAAAGTTGAGACTCCTTG GGACGACATGTTGAGAAGGTATGTAGCCTTAATACAAATTTTGCCGATCTTGAGCCATTGTCATGGGTCAGACTATGCTGGGCATTACGGAGCTTTTAGAACCGCCGCTAAAGCACTTGAAAGCGGATTCTTTTGGACAACATTGTTTAGAGATGCCAAGGACTTCGTAGGCCATTTTGATCGATGCCAAAGAGTTGCCAACATATCGAAGCGGGATGAGATGCCCTTGACCATCATCCAAGAAGTAAAGATTTTTGATGTGTGGGGGATCGACTTTATCGGACCTTTTCCTGTATCTTTCAGAAACCAATACATTTTGTTGGGAGTTGACTAtgtttcaaaatgggtagaagcaGAGGCGTTACCCACAAATGATACCAAGGTTGTATTGAGACTCCTCAAGTGTTTGATGAACCGGTTTGGGACCCCCAAGGGTGATTATTAG